From the Kitasatospora atroaurantiaca genome, the window TCACACCCGGGCGGGAGCAGATGATCCGGGACGCCCTGTTCGACGCCCGCGACCGGCTGACGCTGGCCACCCGACACCTCTGACATTCCGTCACATCCCGGCCGGGCCCCGCACCTTGTGGTGCGGGGCCCGGCCGTTTCCGGTCCGGCGCCACCCATTGACAGGGTCGCGCAGCCCTCTCTAGTGTCCGGCCATGGATGCGACTGCCGTTCACATCGATGAACGGCTTGTCGGAGCGTATCGCCCGCGCATTCCCCACCCGCCGTTCCACGAGGAGCCCTGCCATGCGCATCCCCCGCGCCGTCCGCCTCGCCGGACCGCTGCTCACCACCACGGCGCTCTGCGCCACCTTCGCCGCCGGCCCGGCCCGGGCCGCCGACCTCGGCCATACCGCTCTCGCCGCCAAGGACGGCTGGGGCTCCGCCACCACCGGCACCTCCGGCGGCGCCAAGGCCGACGCCACCCACACGGTGACCGTGAAGACCCGGGCCCAGCTGGTCGCCGCGCTTGGCGGCAAGAACTCTTCGAACGGCGGCAACGCCACCGCGAAGATCATCTACGTCTCCGGGACGATCGACCTCAACACCGACGACGCGGGCAACCACCTCAGCTGCTCCGCCTACACCACCGGCGGCTACACGCTGGCCAAGTACCTCGCCGCGTACGACCCCTCGGTCTGGGGCACCTCCAAGGTGCCGTCCGGCACCCAGGAGACCGCCCGCGCCGCCTCGCAGAAGCTCCAGGCCGACAAGGTGCAGATCAACGTCGGCGCCAACACCACCATCGTCGGCGTCAACGGCGGAAGGCTGCTCGGCGGCGGCCTGCAGGTGAAGAACGTCGACAACGTGATCATCCGCAACCTGACCTTCGAGGACGCCGCCGACTGCTTCCCCCAGTGGGACCCGACCGACGGCTCCAGCGGCAACTGGAACTCGATGTACGACAGCGTCACGCTCTACAACGCCACGCACATCTGGGTCGACCACAACACCTTCACCGACGGCTCGAACCCCGACTCCAACCAGCCGCTGTACTTCAAGCGGCCGTACCAGGTGCACGACGGCGAGCTGGACATCGTCAAGGGCGCCGACTACGTCACCGCGTCCTGGAACGCCTTCAAGGACCACGACAAGACCAACCTCGTCGGCAACAGCGACAGTTCGACCGTCGACTCGGGCCACCTGCGGGTCACCTTCCACCACAACCTGTGGCAGAACACCGTCGAGCGCTCACCCCGGGTGCGGTTCGGCCAGGTGGACGTCTACAACAACTACTTCGTCCCCAAGTCCGGCGACTACAGCTACAGCATCGGCGTCGGCAAGTCCTCGCAGATCATCGCGCAGAACAACTACTTCAAGCTGCCGTCCGGCACCGCCGCGTCGAAGGTGCTCTACAACTGGGGAGGCACCGCGCTGACCGCGAGCGGCAACTCGGTCAACGGGACCACCACCGACCTGATCTCCGCCTGGAACACCGCCAACTCCAGCAAGAAGCTCGGCACCAGCGCCGGTTGGACGCCCACCCTGCGGACGGCCGTTGACGCCGCCTCCGCCGTCCCCGGCCTGGTGACCGCCTCGGCCGGCTCCGGCCACCTCTGAGCCACCCCTCCCCCGGCCTCCGGCGCGCCCCCAACGCGCCGGGGCCCACCCCCGACCGGAGCCGCTGCCCATGCCCACACGTCGCACCGTCCTGCTCGCCTCCGCCGCCGCCCTGCTCAGCGCCGGCCTCGCCACCCCGGCGGCCGCCGCACCCGCCAAGTGGGGCGCGTACGGCTCGCCCGTCGCCCGCCTCAACTCCCGCACCCTGTACGTCGACCCGGCCGGCGGCGGCGACCACACCACCGTGCAGGCCGCCGTCTCCGCCACCCCGACCGGCACCACGCCCGGCACCGGCTGGACGATCGTGCTGGCCGCCGGCACCTACCGCGAGGTCGTCGTCGTCCCGCTCTCCCGCCCGTACCTGACCCTGCTCGGCGGCACCGGCAAGGCCGCCGACGTCGTGGTGGTGTACGACAACGCGGCCGGCACCGCCAAGCCCGGCGGCGGTACCTACGGCACCACCGGCAGCGCCACGGTGACCCTGCAGGCCGACGGCTTCACCGCACGCGACATCACCTTCGCCAACGACTGGCTGCGCGCCGACCACCCGGGCGTGACGGGCACCCAGGCGGTAGCGGTGAAGGTGATGGGCGACCGGTCGGCCTTCTACCGCTGCCGGTTCCTGGGGCACCAGGACACCCTCTACGCCGACTCGCTCGGCCTCTCCGTCTTCGCCCGGCAGTACTACCAGAAGTGCTACATCGAGGGCGACGTCGACTTCGTCTTCGGACGGGCCACCGCCGTCTTCGACCACTGCGAGCTGCGGACGCTGAACCGGGCCGACATCGCCTTCACCCCGCAGGGCTTCGTCTTCGCCCCCAGCACCGCGCGGGCCAACCCGCGCGGCTACCTGATCACCCAGTGCACCTTCACCAGTACCGCCCCCGTCGGCGCATACTGCCTGGCCCGCCCATGGGTCCCCGGCAGCGACACCACCGCTTGGCCGATGCTGACCATCCGTCAGAGCGTCATCGAGGCCGGGATCAACGCCGCCGCGCCGTACGCCAACATGTCGTCGAGCTACCCGTGGCAGAGTCAGCGCTTCGCCGAGTACGCCAACTCGGGGCCCGGTGCGGTGATCACCGTGCCGGCCAACCGCCCTCGGCTGACGAAGAGCCAGGCCGCCCTCCACACCCGCGAGACGTACCTGCTCGGCAGCGACAACTGGCGACCCTGGAGCTGAGAATGACGAACATCTCCCGCCGCGCGCTCGCCCGCGCCGCTGCGGTAGCGCCCCTGATCGCCGCGCTCGGGACGTCGAAGGCCTCCGCCGCACCCCGAGTCGCCACGGTGTACGTGGCGGGCGACTCCACCGCCTCCGTCTACCACTCCACCGAGGCACCCAGGGCCGGTTGGGGTCAGGCACTGCCGGTCTTCGCGACGCCTCGACTGGCCGTCGACGACCGGGCGTTGTCCGGGGCGAGCTCGAAGAGCTTCTACGACCTCGGCCTGCTCGACGGCATCCTGGCCGACATCCGGCCCGGCGACCGGCTGCTGGTCTCCTTCGGCCACAACGACGAGAAGGTCACCGACCCGGCCCGCGGCACCGACCCCTACACCACCTACCAGGACTACCTGCGGCGCTACCTGGACGGCGCACGGCAGCGGGGCGCTCTGCCCGTGCTGGTCACCTCCGTCGAACGCCGGCGCTTCGACGCGCAGGGCCGTGCGTACGCCTCGCACGGGCTGTATCCGCAGGCCATGCGGGACTTGGCGGCACGGGAGAAGGTACCGCTGATCGACCTTCAGGCGCTCAGCCTCTCCCGCTGGGAGCAGCTGGGGGCGGAGGCCACCAAGCTGTACTTCCTCTGGCTGGCCGCCGGGCTGAGCCCCAACTACCCCACGGGAGCGGCCGACAACACGCACTTCCAGGCCCACGGAGCGATCGAGGTCGCCAGGCTGGTCGCCCAGGAGCTGCACCGGCAGCGGCTACTGCCGCCGGGCAGTCTTCGTCGCCTGGACGATGCCGTCGCGGACGACCGACTCCACTGGCCGTCTTCGAGCTGAGCAACAGCCGGCCGTGCCGGGCGACGTGAAGTGGCGCGATGACCGGCCGGTCATCGCGCCACTTCACGTCCTTCGTACGTCAGCCCCTCAGTGCGGCCGCGACGGCCGACAGGTCCGCGTCCGAGGCGAGGCCCGCGTGGTAGAGCCGGAGCTCGTCCGCGCCGGGCACAGCTGCCAGGGCTGCGGGGCTCCCGCCCATCCCGGCGACGATGCCCAGGTTGGCCGCGAGGGTGGTCCCCGGGCGGCGGTGCGGGGTGGCTGCCGGGAGGGTGGCGGACGGGTTCGGCAGCACCAGGCCGTCGGCGAGCCCGAGCAGCCAGTCGGCCTCGACGCCCGGGTTGGGGCCGCAGCGGTACGGGGCCGGGTCCGCGTGCAGCAGAATGCGGAAGTCGGCGTCGGCGGCTGCGCGGACGGCTTCGATCACGGTCCGCTGGAACCGCCGCGCTGCCGCCGTCCGGTGAGCAAGGGCCTCCTCGGCGAGGTCGGCGCCGAGCAGCCTCTCGATCCGCTCCCACTCGCTCGCGCCCTCGGGCTCCTCGGCGCCGCGCCACAGCGGCTCGAGCCCGGCCAGGACGGCCCCTCGCAGCGCGTCAGGGCGGGCGTATCCGCTTCGGCATGCCGCACAGAAGCAGAGTGACATCAGGAACTGCCCAGCCGGGCCGAGTCGGACGCCGGCGATCTTGTCGTGCGCGTGCAGGTGCGCCAGTCCGTACCAGCCGCAGGACTCCAGCTCGACGCCGCTCGCGCCGGGCCGCGCGGCGGCCTCGGCTGCGAGGTCCGCGCAGTAGTCGACCACCTCCTGCTGCGCGATGCACGGCGCCCAGGGGTAGTTCTCGCCGTAGGCGTTCTCCACCGTGCAGCGTGGATTCTCCTCTCCCAGACGGGAGTTGTGCGCGAGCACCACCCAGGAGTGCACCTCAAAACCAGCCGCGAGCAGTGCGGAGGAAGCCTCGCCGAAGGGGTCCGGGCCGGGAATCCAGCCCTGGGCGTACGGGCGCAGCCGTCTGCCCCGCCAGCGGGTCGAGGAGGTGGGGAAGTAGACGGCGGAGTGCCGCGCGGTCACGATCCGGCGGGAGGGGTGGCGAGGCGTCAGGGCACGGGTCGAGTGGTACGCCGAAGCCAGGGTGACCTGCTGGACGCCCAGTTCGGCGAGCCGGCGCGGGGCGTCCGGGTCACCCACGACGTCCCAGGGGTAGAGGAAAGCGGCAGTCCGCACGGCAACTCCAGGAGAGGCGGGGGTGCCCGGCCGGAGCCGGACACCCGGAGGGTTCAGAGCAGGGTGCGGCCGTGCTTGACCAGTGCGGCGAGCTGCTCGACGTGCTCGTCGGCGGGCTCGGTGAGCGGCGAGCGGACCGGGCCGACATCGAGCCCGTCCAGTCGGACGCCGGCCTTGACCAGCGAGACCGCGTAGCCGCGCCCCCGGTTGCGCAGTTCGACCAGCGGCCCGAAGAAGCCGTCCAGGAGCCGGTTGACGGTGTCGTCGTCCCCGTTGTTCAGCGCCTTGTGGAAGGCGAGCGCGAGGTCCGGCGCGAAGCAGAAGACTGCGGAGGAGTAGAGGGTGACGCCGATGCCCCGGTAGGCGAGGCCGGTGAGCTCGGCGGTGGGCAGGCCGTTGAAGTAGCGGAACGGCCGGTCGGGGTGGGCGGCGCGTACGGCGCTGACGATGCGCTGCATCCGGTCGAGGTCGCCGATGCCGTCCTTGAAGCCCACGATGTTGTCCAGCTCGGCGAGTTGGACCACGGTGGCCGGGTCGAGCACGGCGTTGTCGCGCGCGTACACGATGATCTCCAGCTCGGTGGCCTCGGCGAGTGCGGTGTAGTGCCGCAGCAGGCCCTCCTGGGAGGGCGTGATCAGGTACGGCGGCAGGGCGAGGACGCCGTCCGCGCCGGCCCGTTCGGCGCGCCGCAGGAACTCCAGGGCGAGGGCGGTGCCGTGGCCGACACCGGCCACAACCGGTACCGCACCAGCGGTTTCCTCGACCGCGGCGGCGATGACAGCCTCGTACTCGTCGAGCCCGAGCGCGTGGTACTCGCCGGTGCCGCAGGCGGCGAAGACGGCGGCGGCACCGTTGTCGAGGCGGGCGCGGACGTGCGCCCGGAACGTGTCGATGTCCACGCCACCGTCGGCGGCGAAGGCGGTGACGGGGAAGAAGAGGAGACCGTCGAGGCGGTCGGCGATGGGAGTGGCGGTATCGGGCATGGCGGGTCGCTCTCCAATGGGGGCGGTGGAACGGGTCGACAGCGTTATACATCATCATGACCCAAGTCCACATCTGTGAACACCGGGCTTCGCAAGCGACTCGAAATGGGATGTTTTCCCAGCCGCTGCAAGGGGTTGACGCCAAGTCATGGCAAACCTAGGGTGTCCAAGCATGTGAACAGCGTCCATGAGCGTGTCGCCGTGGACGCTCGCGGATTCCCACCCTTCATGCCCCTGACCCGGCCTCCGGGAAGAGAGGAGGCGAGCTCAGCCGTGGCTCTCGCCGTCCCGAACCACAACCGCGGCCCCCGGCTGCGCCGGGCGTTGGCGCCTTACGCGCTCATAGCCCCGACGATCCTGCTGCTCGCGACCTTCCTCGTCTTCCCGGTCGGCAGCGTCGTCTACTACGCGCTGCAGCACCATGTGGTGAACGAGCCGTACGACGACGCCTTCGTCGGCCTCGACAACTTCAGCAGGATGTTCGGCGACAGCCAGTTCTGGGGCAGCCTGGCCTTCTCGGCCAAGTGGGTCGCCACCGAGGTGGCGCTGCAGCTGCTGCTGGGTCTGGCGCTCGCGCTGATCGTCAACGAGACCTTCGTCGGCCGGGCGGTGGCCCGGGCCCTGGTCTTCTCGCCGTGGGCCGTCTCCGGCGTACTGACCACCAGCATCTGGATGCTGCTCTACAACCCGGCCACCGGGGTCTTCCACTACCTCTCCGAGGTCGGCATCGGCAGCCAGGGCACCTCGGTGCTCGGCAATCCCGACACCGTCTTCGGCGCCGCGGTGGTCGCCGAACTCTGGCGCGGCGTGCCCTTCTTCGCCATCCTCATCCTGGCCGACCTGCAGTCCGTCCCCAGGGAGCTGTACGAGGCGGCCTCGATGGACGGCGCCGGTCGCGTCCGCAGCTTCTTCCATGTCACACTCCCCCACCTGCGGGACGCCATCGTGCTGGCGACACTGCTGCGCTCGGTCTGGGAGTTCAACAACGTCGACCTGCTCTACACCCTGACCAACGGCGGCCCGGCCGGCGCGACCACCAGCCTCCCGCTGTACGTGGCCCAACTCGCCCGCAAGTCCTACGACTTCGGGTACGGATCGGCACTCACCACGGCGGCCTTCGTGATCCTGCTGTTCTGCTCGATCCTCTACCTGCGGCTCAGCAAGTTCGGTGGCGAGAAGTGACGACCTCCACCATCACCATCGCAACGCCCCGAACGGCCCGGCCGAAGGCCACCCCCCGCCAGGGCCGCGTGCTGCGGCTCTTCCTGCCGCTGGCTCTCTATCTGGTCTTCACCGTGGTGCCGTTCTACTGGATGCTGCTCTTCGCTCTCCGCCCGGCCGGCTCCACCTCTCTGCTGCCCTGGCCGCTCACCTTCGAGCATTTCGACACCGTCTGGAACGGGATGGGCTTCCAGGTCTTCTTCCGGAACAGCGTCTGGATCGCCCTGCTCACCCTCGTCTTCGTCACCTTCTTCGCGCTGATGGGCGGTTACGCGCTGGCCCGGTTCCGGTTCCGGGGACAGAAGGCCTTCATGCTGGCGCTGCTCTGCACCCAGTTCGTACCGGGCGCGATGATGCTGATCCCGCTGTTCAACATCTTCCAGACCTTCGACCTGATCAACTCCCGGTGGAGCCTGATCATCGCCGAGACCACCTTCCAGCTCCCGCTCGCCATGATCCTGATGAGCGGCTTCGTGAGGAACGTCCCGGTCGAGCTGGAGGAGTCCGCGATGGTGGACGGCTGCGGGCGGATCCGCGCCTTCCTCGCCGTCGTGCTGCCGCTACTGCGGCCCGGGATCGTGGCCGTGGGCTCGTTCGCCTTCATCGGCAGCTGGAACAACTTCCTCTTCGCCCTGATGTTCCTCAACGACCCCGAGCTGCAGACCGTCCCGGTCGGGCTGCAGACCACCATCGGCGAGAACACCGTCGACTTCGGCGCGCTGGCCGCCGGTGGGGTGGTCGCCGCCGTCCCGGTGGTGCTGGTCTTCGCGTTCGTCCAGAAGTACCTCGTCCAAGGCATGAGCGCCGGCGCCGTCAAGGGCTGAGCGCACCTTCCCCCGCACACAGACAGGACCCCACCCATGTCCCGCACTCTGCGCACCGCCGCCGCCACCCTCGCCGCCCTGGGTCTCCTGACCGCCTGCGGCTCCTCCGGCTCCTCCGCCGACGCCGGGGGCAAGAGCACCATCACGTTCTGGGACAACAACGCCGGACCGGCGAGAACGCCGCTCTTCCAGCACCTGATCGACGAGTTCGAGAAGGCCAACCCGAACATCACCGTCAAGTACGTCGGCGTCACCAGCTCCGAGGTCGCCGAGAAGTACAACACCGCCATAGCCTCCAACAGCACCCCGGACGTCGGCGGCGTGACCACCGCGCTGCTCGCCTCCCTCACCGCGCAGAAGGCGCTCGCCCCGCTCGACGAGCGCTATGCCAAGAGCCCGCTGAACGGCAAGATCTCCGCGAACTTCCTCGCCACCTCGAAGAGTGCGAGCGGCGGCAAGGGGCTCTTCCAACTGCCGTCCTCCGGCAACCAGGATGTGCTCTGGTACCGCACCGACAAGTTCAAGGCGGCCAACCTCACCGCGCCGAAGACCTGGGACGAGCTCTTCGCCGATGCCGCCAAGCTCACCGACAAGAGCAAGAACCAGTACGGCTTCACCATCCGCGGCGGCTCCGGCTCGGTCTTCCAGGTGCTCTCCGAGGCCTACGCCTACTCCGGCATCAGCAGCATGTTCGACGCCAACGGCAGGTCCACGGTGGACGATCCGAAGAACGTCGAGCTGATCGAGAAGATCGTCGCCCAGTACAAGAACACCACCCCCGAGGCCGACGTCTCCAACGCCTACCCGCAGATGCTGGCCCAGTTCCAGGCCAACCAGACGCTGATGGTGCACCACAACCTGGGCTCCACCAAGGACGTCGGCACCGCCCTCGGCGACAAGGTGGCCGGCACCCTGCTGCCCGCCGGGCCGAGCGGCAGCGCGGTGCTGGCCAACCCGGTGGACGGCTTTGGGCTGTTCAAGAACAGCAAGCACCAGGACGCCGCCTGGAAGTTCATCGAGTTCCTGGACTCGCACGAGTCCAACAGCTACTGGAACCAGAACGTCGGCCAGATCCCCGCCAACACCGAGGCGTGCGCCGACGAGTGGTACACCAAGTCCGGAATCACCAAGCAGGCCGGCGACCTGCTCAACGCCGCCGGCACCAAGCTCGTCCAGCCGCCGGTGTACCTCCCGCAGTACTCGAAGATCACCAAGACCGACGCCGAGCCCAACTTCCAGAAGGTGCTGCTCGGCAAGCTCTCGGCCGCCGATTTCGCCAAGGGCGTCGCGGACGCCTTCACCAAGGCCCAGTCCGACTACAAGGCCAAGAACGGCTGATCCGCGATGACTTCGACCATCGAGCACATCGAGGTGGCGGTCTTCACCACCGTCGCGAAGACCGCCGTCGACGCCCACGGCCACCGCCACCCCTCGCCGGCCCACGAGGTGTGCGAGGCCCTGCTCACCATCACCGACACCGATGGGGCGTCGGGCCGCGTCCTCGTCCAGCCGGACCATCTGCGGCCCACCGTCCTGGACAAGTACATCCGCCCTGCCCTGCTCGGCCAGGACCCGCTGGACCGCGAGCGCCTGTGGACCTCCCTGGCCCGCAAGCAGCGCGGCGCCCACGGCGGGCTCACCGACCGGGCACTCGGCTTCGTCGACCTCGCCCTCTGGGATCTCGCCGGACACCGCCTCGGTCTGCCGGTGTGGAAGCTGCTCGGTGGAGCCCGCGATGCGGTCCCCGCCTACGCCTCCACCATGTGCGGGGACGAGACACCTGGCGGACTCGCCACGCCGGCCGACTTCGCGGCCTTCGCCGTGCACCTGGTCGAACGCGGCTACCGGGCGATCAAACTGCACACCTGGATGCCCCCGGTGGCCGGCGCGCCCTCGGTGGCGCTGGACATCGCGGCCTGCACCGCCGTCCGCGAGGCGGTCGGGCCCGGCGTGGAACTCATGCTGGACGCCAACCACTGGTACTCCCGTACCGAGGCGCTCAAGCTCGGCCGGGCACTCCAGGAGCTGGACTACTACTGGTTCGAGGAGCCCATGGAGGAGGCCTCGATCTCCTCGTACCGCTGGCTGGCCGAGCAGCTCGACATCCCGGTGATCGGCCCGGAGACCTCCTGGGGCAAGAACTTCACCCGGGCCGAGTGGGTGACCGCCGGCGCCTGCGACATCCTACGCACCGGCACCACCGACGTCGGCGGCATCACCGCGGCGGTACGCACGCTGCACCTCGCCGAGGCCTTCAACATCGACTGCGAGGTGCACGGCAACGGCTCCGGCAACCTCTCCCTGCTCGGCGCCACCACCAACGGCCGGTGGTACGAACGAGGCCTTCTGCACCCGCACTTCGACTTCGACGAGGTGCCCCCGCACCTGAACTCCATCGTCGACGCCATCGACGACGAGGGCATCGTCCGGCTGCCCCAGCGGCCCGGACTCGGCGACGACTTCGACCTTGACTACATCAAGGCCAGTACCATAAATAGGAATTGATGATGACACAGACGATCCTGCTGACCGGCGCAGCCGGCGGCATCGGTACCTTCCTGCGCACCCAACTTCCGCCGTACGGCTACCGGCTGCGGCTCGCCGACGTCAAGCCCGTCCCCGACGCCCCCGACTCGCTCGCCTTCGACCTCCGCGACGCCGCCGCCGTCCGCGAGGCCGTACGGGGTGTGGACGCCGTCGTCCACCTCGGCGGCATCGCGCTCGAGGACTCCTTCGCCAACATCCTCGGCAGCAACATCGAAGGCGCCTACAACCTCTACGAGGCCGTCCGCCAGGAGGGCGTGAAGCGCGTCGTCTTCGCCAGCAGCAACCACGCCGTGGGCTTCACCCCGCTCACCGGCGAAGGCCTGATCGGCAGCGACATCCCGCCGCGCCCGGACACCTACTACGGCCTCTCCAAGGTCTTCGGCGAGGGCCTCGCCTCGCTCTACGCCGACAAGTACGGCGTGGAGACGGTGTCGATCCGGATCGGCTCCTGCTTCCCCGAGCCGCGCTCGCCGCGGGCGCTGGCCACCTGGCTCAGCCCCGCCGACTGCACCCGCCTGATCCACGCCGCCCTCACCGCACCCGGCGTCGGCCACACCGTCGTCAACGGCATCAGCGCCAACACCCGTGCCTGGTGGGACCTCTCGTCCGCCCGCGCGCTCGGCTACGAGCCGCAGGACGACGCCGAGGCGTACGCAGCGGAGATCCTCGCCGAGCACGGCGAGCTGGACCCGGCGCACGCCGACGCCCGGCTGCTCGGCGGCTACTTCACCACCGTCGAGCCGCCGGTCTAGTCCCTGTCTGACAATTCGCGTCGCGCCCGGCGGGAATTGTCAGACAGGTCCTAACCGAGCGGGGTGGGCCCTGCGCCCACCCCGCACCGCTCACCGGCTCCCGACCGCCTGCTTGACCAGCGTCCGCCCGAAGTCCCACATCAGACCGCTGCCCTGGTGGGCGTCGTCCATCACCTCGGTGAAGGCGTCCATGAAGCGGTCCACCTCACGCTCGGTGATGATCAGCGGCGGGATCAGCTTGATGACCTCCAGGTGGTCCCCGGACACCTGGGTGAGGATCCGGTGCCGCTGCAGCAGCGGCACCACCACCATCTGCGCGAACAGCCCCTTCCGGGCCGTCTGCAGCGCCGCCCAGCCGGTGCGCAGCTTCAGTGACCTGGGCCGGCCGAACTCGATGCCGATCATCAGCCCGCGCCCGCGCACGTCGGCCAGCAGCTCGTACCGGTCGACCAGCGCCGTCAGCCGCTCCCGGAGCAACCCGCCGACCCGGTGGGCGTTCTCGACCACCTTCTCGTCCCGCATCACATGCAGGGTCGCCAGCCCGGCCGCCATGGCCTGCGCGTTGGAGCCGAAGCTGGCGGAGTGCACCAGCACCCGGTCCATCGAGGAGTACACCTTCTCGAAGATCCAGCTCTTGCCGAGCGTGGCGCCGATCGGCACGTACCCGCCGGATAGTGCCTTCGCCGCGCAGACCAGGTCCGGCAGGACGCCCTCCTCGTGCTGGTACGCGAAGAACTCGCCGGTCCGGCCGATCCCGGTCTGCACCTCGTCGCAGATCAGCAGCGCCTTGTGCTCGTGGAGCAGCTGTTGGGCCGCTGCCAGCCAGCCGGGCGGCGTGGCCTGAACGCCCTTGCCCTGGATCGGCTCGACGATCAGCGCCGCCACATCGCCCTTCTTCAACTCCCGGGCCAGCGCCCCGAGATCGCCGAGCGGGATGGCGGTGTCGGGCAGCAGCGGGTCGAATCCCTTGCGGAATCCGTTCTCGCCGTTGACCGAGAGGGAGCCGGTGGTGAGGCCGTGGAAGGCGTGGTCGCAGTAGAGCACCCGCGGCCGACCGGTGGCGTACCGGGCGAACTTGAGCGCGGTCTCGACCGCCTCGGTGCCGCTGTTCCCGAAGAAGACCCGGTCCAACCCCGGCGCGTACGACAGGAGTTGCTCGGCGAGCAGGCCGGGCAGCGGCGGACAGTCGAAGCGGGTCAGGTCGGGCAGGCCCAGGTCCATCACCTGCTGAACGGCCTCGCGGACCACCGGGTGGTGCCGGCCGAGCGCGAAGATGCCGAAGCCCGCGAGCATGTCGAGGTACTCGTTCCCCTCGGCGTCGTAGAAGTACGGCCCCTCCGCCCGCTCGTAGTACTTGTCGAACCCGATGGTGTGCAGCATCCGGGGCAGCTGCGGGTTGAGATAGCGGGCGTGCAACTCGTAACGCTCTGCGCCGCGTTCGGCGATCAACGCGGACAGGTCGAAACCGTGGTCAGCCGGCATGGTGCTGATTCGCTCCTCGGATCGGTAGGAGTTGCTTGGCGAAGACGGCGGCCTGAGCGGCGACACCGGTGCCGGTGAGGCCGATCTCCTCCAGGATCTCGCCGCGCGAGGCGTGGGTGAGGAAGTGCTGCGGGATGCCCAGGTCGCGCAGCGGGGTGTCGACCTCCGCGTCGCGCATGGCCTGTGCGATGGCGGCGCCGACGCCGCCGACCCGGCCGTTGTCCTCGACGGTGACCACCAGGCGGTGGGCGGCCGCCAGCTCGACCAGCGCCGGGTCGACCGGCTTGACCCAGCGCGGGTCGACCACCGTGGCCGTGAAGCCCTCGGCGAGCAGCAGGGCTGCGGCATCCAGGCAGGCCGGGGCCATGGCGCCGACGGCGACCAGCAGGATCTCCGGCTCCGGCCCGGTGCGCTGCAGCACGTCGACCCCGCCGATCCGGTCGAGGGCGGGGACCACGGGCCCGAGATCACCCTTCGGGAACCGCACCACCGTCGGCGCGTCCCGCACCTCGACCGCCTCGCGCAGCTGGGCGCGCAGCTGCTCGGCGTCGCGGGGCGCGGCGAGCCGCAGGCCAGGGACGACCTGCAGGATCGACATGTCCCACATGCCGTTGTGCGAGGCGCCGTCGTTCCCGGTGACGCCGGCCCGGTCCAGCACGAAGGTGACGCCGAGGCGGTGCAGGGCGACATCCATCAGCACCTGGTCGAAGGCCCGGTTGAGGAAGGTGGCGTACACCGCGACGACCGGGTGCAGCCCGCCCGTCGCCAGCCCGGCCGCGCTGGCGACCGCGTGCTGCTCGGCGATGCCGACGTCGAAGATCCGGCCGGGGTAGGCCTGCGCGAACTTGGCCAGCCCGACGGGCTGCAGCATCGCGGCGGTGATCGCGACCACGTCGGGCCGCTCCGCACCGAGCTCCACCATCTCCGCGCCGAACGCGGAGGTCCAGGAGGACCCGGCCGACGGCGAGATCGGCAGGCAGGTGTACGGGTCCATGGCGTTCACCGCGTGGAAGCGGTCGGCCTCGTCCTGCTCGGCGGGCCGGTAGCCGCGGCCCTTGACGGTGAGGCAGTGCACGATGACCGGGCCGCCGAAGTGCCTGGCCTGGCGCAGCGCCTGCTCCACCGCGCCGATGTCGTGTCCGTCGATCGGCCCGAGGTACTTGAGCCCGAGGTCCTCGAACATGCCCTGCGGCGCGAAGGCGTCCTTGAAGCCCTTCTTGGCGCCGTGCAGCGCATCGAAGATCGGCTGGCCGACCAGCGGCGTCCGCTGCAGCGCACCCTTGCCCAGTGCGAGGAAGCGCTCGTAGCCCTGGGTGGTGCGCA encodes:
- the dxs gene encoding 1-deoxy-D-xylulose-5-phosphate synthase translates to MSLLPTIKGPADLRRLSQADLPLLADEIREFLIDAVTRTGGHLGPNLGVVELTIALHRVFDSPYDRILWDTGHQAYVHKLLTGRQDFSRLRAKDGISGYPSRAESEHDLIENSHASTALGYADGLAKAHQLLGQPDRRTVAVIGDGALTGGLAWEALNNIAEATDRPLVIVVNDNERSYARTIGGLAHHLATLRTTQGYERFLALGKGALQRTPLVGQPIFDALHGAKKGFKDAFAPQGMFEDLGLKYLGPIDGHDIGAVEQALRQARHFGGPVIVHCLTVKGRGYRPAEQDEADRFHAVNAMDPYTCLPISPSAGSSWTSAFGAEMVELGAERPDVVAITAAMLQPVGLAKFAQAYPGRIFDVGIAEQHAVASAAGLATGGLHPVVAVYATFLNRAFDQVLMDVALHRLGVTFVLDRAGVTGNDGASHNGMWDMSILQVVPGLRLAAPRDAEQLRAQLREAVEVRDAPTVVRFPKGDLGPVVPALDRIGGVDVLQRTGPEPEILLVAVGAMAPACLDAAALLLAEGFTATVVDPRWVKPVDPALVELAAAHRLVVTVEDNGRVGGVGAAIAQAMRDAEVDTPLRDLGIPQHFLTHASRGEILEEIGLTGTGVAAQAAVFAKQLLPIRGANQHHAG